Proteins from a genomic interval of Microthrixaceae bacterium:
- a CDS encoding AAA family ATPase has protein sequence MIATAAPIAFVGMAGVGKSAVARRVATALGVECIDIDAEVSAVRGGQSVSSIFDEIGEDEFRALETAALLDALDGACNGVRGRARRAVIATGGGVVERQRNLDALRRQALVVWLRSSDDVLADRLRSSSVRRPLLDGDLEANLTRLRTRREPLYRALADIEIDVGSATIPQVVEMVLSRLSAVEDPAQDGEAAQDGEAVATAVVDEVAGTGAGTGAGTGAPR, from the coding sequence GTGATCGCCACTGCAGCACCCATCGCGTTCGTGGGCATGGCCGGCGTCGGCAAGTCCGCCGTGGCGCGGCGTGTGGCGACAGCGCTCGGCGTCGAATGCATCGACATCGACGCGGAGGTGTCTGCGGTTCGGGGCGGGCAGAGCGTCAGTTCCATCTTCGACGAGATCGGGGAGGACGAATTTCGTGCCCTCGAGACCGCGGCGTTGCTCGATGCGCTCGACGGCGCTTGCAACGGCGTGCGGGGCAGGGCTCGGCGGGCGGTCATCGCGACCGGCGGCGGGGTGGTCGAGCGGCAACGCAACCTCGATGCGCTGAGGCGGCAGGCGCTCGTGGTGTGGCTTCGATCCTCCGACGACGTGCTTGCAGACCGGCTTCGCAGCAGTTCTGTTCGCAGACCGTTGCTCGATGGTGATCTCGAGGCGAACCTGACCCGCCTTCGAACCCGGCGTGAGCCGCTTTACCGTGCGCTCGCCGATATCGAAATCGACGTCGGTTCCGCAACGATTCCACAGGTCGTGGAAATGGTGCTGAGTCGGCTCTCGGCCGTGGAGGATCCCGCTCAGGACGGCGAGGCCGCTCAGGACGGCGAGGCCGTCGCCACCGCCGTGGTGGATGAGGTTGCCGGGACTGGGGCCGGGACTGGGGCCGGGACTGGGGCGCCGCGATGA
- a CDS encoding HNH endonuclease produces the protein MFEGFDTELNSLGSGIDDVAVLFELQRRLDLHMIDALGELDAVGMTDIVEGLSTKAWVSKTARCSGVTAARRVSVARAVRRRYRPDVLDRLRSGVAGFDHLVVIGRWSNPRIEPTWSDNAGPMLDLAEHLTFAKWEKVIAALARLVDTDGTEPAPPAEESWLDLRDIHGPDGVIGVEIVGEFFGDYAEVVRQAITDATNRHRKQVRNDAEQFDRSPTTSESQLRAKALMDLCRFGTQFTLSGNYRPGTAEVTIILQADEHGTPKAYNPTGDPLTADVIERMMCDPELRAVLLDSLGQPLDVGHSVRLATDAQRAALAARDGGCCFPGCEAPVQQTEAHHVRHHRNGGATAVNNLACLCRHHHGLVHRVGWAMHITTDGWTLYTHPCGITIWGQQHGVQRQGPIPEELATQPEPPARPKVKVRGGTVDLTDAIATIRRRYDRMAATPNTRIHRPHDARTRRNSGRTGRTGRATRARRPTAGQLSLTPAKPPQPPIRQ, from the coding sequence ATGTTCGAGGGCTTCGACACCGAACTGAATAGCCTGGGTTCCGGGATCGACGACGTGGCGGTCCTGTTCGAGCTGCAACGCCGTTTGGATCTACACATGATCGACGCGCTCGGGGAGTTGGATGCTGTTGGGATGACCGACATCGTCGAAGGTCTGTCCACCAAAGCGTGGGTGTCCAAGACCGCTCGTTGTTCGGGGGTGACCGCGGCGCGTCGGGTTTCGGTCGCTCGGGCGGTACGACGCCGGTATCGGCCCGACGTGTTGGACCGCCTGCGTTCCGGTGTTGCGGGGTTTGATCATCTGGTCGTGATCGGACGGTGGTCGAACCCGCGGATCGAACCCACCTGGTCCGACAACGCCGGGCCCATGTTGGATTTGGCGGAGCATTTGACGTTCGCGAAATGGGAAAAAGTCATCGCCGCGTTGGCACGACTCGTCGACACCGACGGCACCGAACCCGCCCCACCTGCAGAAGAGTCCTGGCTCGACCTGCGCGACATCCACGGCCCCGACGGTGTCATCGGTGTAGAGATCGTCGGAGAGTTCTTCGGCGACTACGCCGAGGTCGTACGCCAAGCCATCACCGACGCCACCAACCGTCACCGCAAACAGGTTCGAAACGACGCTGAACAATTCGACCGGTCACCGACGACGTCAGAATCGCAGTTGCGGGCCAAAGCGTTGATGGACCTGTGCCGGTTCGGCACCCAGTTCACCCTGTCGGGCAACTACCGGCCAGGAACCGCCGAAGTCACCATCATCTTGCAGGCCGACGAACACGGCACCCCGAAGGCGTACAACCCCACAGGCGATCCGCTCACCGCCGATGTGATCGAACGGATGATGTGTGACCCGGAACTCCGCGCTGTCCTGTTGGACTCGCTCGGCCAACCGCTCGATGTCGGCCACTCCGTGCGTCTCGCCACCGATGCTCAACGCGCCGCACTCGCCGCCCGGGATGGGGGGTGTTGTTTCCCCGGCTGCGAAGCACCGGTCCAACAGACCGAAGCCCACCATGTCCGCCATCACCGCAACGGCGGCGCCACCGCGGTCAACAACCTGGCCTGTCTGTGCCGACACCACCACGGCCTGGTGCACCGCGTCGGATGGGCCATGCACATCACCACCGACGGATGGACCCTCTACACCCACCCCTGTGGCATCACCATCTGGGGGCAACAACACGGGGTACAACGCCAAGGCCCCATCCCCGAAGAGCTCGCCACCCAACCCGAACCCCCGGCCCGACCGAAGGTGAAAGTCCGCGGCGGAACCGTCGATTTGACCGACGCGATCGCCACCATCCGGCGCCGTTACGACCGAATGGCCGCCACCCCCAACACCCGCATCCACCGACCCCACGACGCCCGCACCCGCCGAAACTCGGGCAGGACTGGACGAACCGGTAGAGCGACGAGGGCCAGGCGCCCCACCGCCGGGCAACTCTCACTCACCCCGGCCAAACCACCCCAACCACCGATACGCCAATGA
- a CDS encoding Rrf2 family transcriptional regulator, whose translation MHVTAKADYAMRAMIEIAASPEGRAKAEQIAEAQDIPLGFLRGILTDLRRSGLIVSQRSANGGFRLARDAASISIGDVVRSVEGPLAQVRGLKPTELDYPGAAAPLRDMWIALRCNLRAIVDHTTIADVASGDLPALVRDLVADPSSLIENF comes from the coding sequence GTGCATGTCACCGCCAAAGCCGACTACGCGATGCGCGCCATGATCGAGATCGCCGCCTCGCCGGAAGGCCGAGCGAAGGCCGAACAGATCGCCGAGGCACAAGACATTCCACTCGGGTTCCTGCGCGGCATCCTCACCGACCTGCGCCGATCCGGCCTCATCGTGTCCCAGCGAAGTGCCAACGGCGGGTTCCGCCTGGCCCGCGACGCGGCCTCGATCTCGATCGGCGACGTCGTGCGGTCGGTCGAAGGCCCCCTCGCTCAAGTTCGTGGCCTCAAGCCCACCGAGTTGGACTACCCCGGCGCCGCCGCCCCCCTACGCGATATGTGGATCGCTCTGCGCTGCAACCTACGAGCGATCGTCGACCACACGACCATCGCTGATGTGGCGTCGGGCGACCTCCCCGCGCTCGTTCGCGATCTGGTCGCCGATCCGTCCTCGTTGATCGAGAACTTCTGA
- a CDS encoding tRNA (cytidine(34)-2'-O)-methyltransferase, with the protein MFHIVLVAPQIPPNTGNVIRLCANVGASLHLVRPLGFDIDDASLRRAGLDYHEFVTMRVHDDLAQCRAAIGDGPSWYGLSRHGRRTYTDVAYSPGDVLVFGSEASGFTPEVRAGFGERLISLPMRPDNRSLNLSNSVAVVAYEAWRQNGFAGAQD; encoded by the coding sequence ATGTTTCACATCGTGCTGGTCGCGCCCCAGATTCCTCCGAACACCGGCAACGTGATCCGATTGTGCGCCAATGTCGGAGCCTCGCTGCACCTTGTCCGGCCGCTCGGCTTCGACATCGACGATGCGTCGTTGCGCCGGGCGGGCCTCGACTATCACGAGTTCGTGACGATGCGGGTGCACGACGACCTTGCTCAGTGTCGCGCCGCGATCGGCGACGGTCCGTCGTGGTATGGCCTGAGCCGTCACGGACGTCGCACCTACACCGACGTCGCGTACTCGCCCGGCGATGTCCTGGTGTTCGGTTCGGAGGCGTCGGGGTTCACGCCGGAGGTGCGTGCGGGGTTCGGCGAGCGACTCATCTCGCTGCCGATGCGGCCGGACAACCGCAGCCTCAACCTCTCCAACAGCGTGGCGGTGGTGGCCTACGAAGCGTGGAGACAGAACGGCTTCGCCGGAGCCCAGGACTGA
- a CDS encoding DUF4388 domain-containing protein: MALQGNLESFPLVDVLGMLSSSQKSGRLVVNADRCGAALWLELGSIVGATTSAPGQSAQRSEPASVLFDLLRCREGAFYFEPDLRCPEPCAPTDTSTAISEAQAALEEWTMIVATVPSLTSTLTLQTSPPGTEVDFDERRWLALCAVVDVSIRDGFANVCAFVEHLGLGELDALRLAHELVGLGVFDVGPERSAAPAPAPAPAPSPAPTARSMVAPPELPGVGPAPAALEAAVADVPVLPGAPDFASMARSSDTGDVSDPRPALNVSNSPIPSRGIGTLRINDDSEAELARQLAMLSPRAAEAVAGAETVTSFDDARPSRVARFFDTP; this comes from the coding sequence ATGGCACTGCAAGGGAACCTCGAGTCGTTTCCGCTCGTTGACGTGTTGGGGATGTTGTCCTCCTCTCAAAAGAGCGGTCGGCTCGTGGTCAACGCCGACCGCTGCGGTGCCGCGCTGTGGCTGGAGTTGGGGTCGATCGTGGGCGCGACGACCTCGGCGCCGGGACAGTCGGCGCAGCGCAGCGAGCCCGCAAGTGTGTTGTTCGACCTGTTGCGGTGCAGGGAGGGCGCGTTCTACTTCGAGCCGGACCTGCGCTGTCCTGAACCGTGCGCCCCCACCGACACGTCGACGGCGATCTCCGAGGCGCAAGCAGCGCTGGAGGAGTGGACGATGATCGTCGCCACGGTGCCATCGCTGACGTCCACACTGACGCTGCAAACCTCGCCTCCGGGCACGGAGGTCGACTTCGATGAGCGGCGGTGGTTGGCGTTGTGTGCGGTGGTCGACGTGTCGATCCGCGACGGGTTCGCCAACGTTTGTGCGTTCGTCGAGCACCTCGGCCTGGGTGAACTCGATGCGTTGCGCCTCGCGCACGAACTGGTCGGTCTCGGTGTGTTCGACGTCGGACCTGAACGTTCGGCGGCTCCGGCTCCGGCTCCGGCTCCTGCTCCTTCTCCGGCGCCGACCGCTCGGTCGATGGTTGCACCGCCGGAATTGCCAGGTGTTGGGCCCGCTCCAGCGGCGCTTGAGGCGGCCGTCGCCGACGTTCCGGTTCTTCCCGGCGCCCCCGATTTCGCGTCGATGGCGCGCTCGTCCGATACTGGTGACGTTTCCGATCCCCGACCGGCCCTGAACGTTTCCAACTCGCCGATACCTTCGCGAGGTATCGGCACCCTCCGGATCAACGACGATTCGGAGGCCGAGCTGGCTCGACAACTGGCCATGCTCAGCCCCCGCGCCGCCGAGGCGGTTGCTGGTGCTGAGACCGTCACCAGTTTCGACGACGCCCGACCATCCCGTGTGGCTAGATTTTTCGACACGCCGTGA
- a CDS encoding ATP-dependent helicase: protein MFVEPDLGDSEASNPRWARGLNAAQYAAAVSDADALLIVAGAGTGKTGTLAARVARLIEEGIPPNRILLLTFTRRAAQEMLARAGRLSDGVATAQVWGGTFHSVANRLLRHYGRGVGLDPNFTVLDQADALELFGIVRAAAVDTAGTRFPKKETIAAVYDRVVGTQRPLGEVVRAEYPWVVGHLEALPPLFVEYTRRKRSRRVLDYADLLLFWRAMLVAPEVGPEVASRFDHVLVDEFQDTDPVQADIVHSLADFGCKLTVVGDDAQSIYGFRAATVENMWRFVDRRPGAEQVTLEDNYRSVAPILAVANAVLAQSDRHFDKELRARRSGERRPVLVSCHDELSQARVVVDNILELREEGMLLSDQAVLFRAGYHSDLLELELGRRDVPYVKWGGLKFLEAAHIKDLVSLLRVLDNPWDELAWSRVLRTLPGVGPASVRSISAAIGLDALGDVEFDGARGDSAALAGGARTPLDRFLRDEIAVPSAAREEFLTLREALSQCIGRSADGVGQEPPVAAQVERLIEWCNPSFDRRYERAEVRAGDLQQLAVLAESYESRSRFLTELTLEPPASTGDLADEPHKDDDVLTLSTVHSAKGMEWGAVHLIHAADGIFPADMSLSSVDGLEEERRLMYVALTRARDALSVYVPLRYHHKRAGVSDRHSFAPISRFLSPIRELFDETSDGSGEGGAAGSALRGSTLDATVTVADEVDALNSSLWSL, encoded by the coding sequence ATGTTCGTAGAACCGGATTTGGGCGATAGCGAAGCATCGAACCCTCGTTGGGCGCGAGGCCTCAATGCCGCGCAATACGCCGCTGCGGTGTCCGATGCCGACGCACTTCTCATCGTGGCCGGTGCCGGCACCGGCAAGACCGGCACGCTCGCGGCGCGGGTTGCCCGGCTGATCGAGGAAGGCATCCCGCCGAATCGCATCCTGTTGCTGACCTTCACCCGCCGAGCCGCCCAGGAGATGTTGGCGCGGGCCGGTCGGCTGAGCGACGGGGTCGCCACCGCGCAGGTGTGGGGCGGTACCTTTCATTCGGTCGCCAATCGGCTCTTGCGCCACTACGGGCGAGGAGTCGGACTCGACCCCAACTTCACGGTGCTCGATCAGGCCGATGCACTCGAGCTCTTTGGCATCGTTCGTGCGGCTGCGGTCGACACGGCGGGAACCCGCTTTCCCAAGAAGGAGACGATCGCCGCCGTCTACGACCGCGTGGTGGGCACGCAGCGTCCGCTCGGCGAGGTGGTTCGCGCCGAGTATCCCTGGGTGGTGGGGCATCTGGAGGCGCTTCCCCCGCTGTTCGTCGAGTACACGCGCCGCAAGCGGTCGCGGCGGGTGCTGGATTACGCGGATCTGTTGTTGTTCTGGCGGGCGATGTTGGTTGCCCCCGAGGTGGGTCCGGAGGTTGCTTCGCGCTTCGATCACGTGCTCGTCGACGAGTTTCAGGACACCGACCCGGTGCAGGCGGACATCGTGCACTCGCTGGCGGACTTTGGATGCAAACTCACCGTGGTCGGTGACGATGCGCAGTCGATCTACGGGTTCCGGGCGGCGACCGTGGAGAACATGTGGCGGTTCGTCGACCGTCGTCCGGGGGCTGAACAGGTCACCCTGGAGGACAACTATCGCTCGGTGGCGCCCATTCTGGCCGTGGCCAATGCCGTGTTGGCCCAGTCGGACCGACACTTCGACAAGGAGCTACGCGCTCGTCGTTCGGGCGAGCGTCGACCCGTGCTGGTGTCGTGTCACGACGAGTTGAGCCAGGCCCGCGTGGTGGTCGACAACATCTTGGAGCTTCGCGAAGAGGGCATGTTGCTGTCGGACCAGGCCGTGCTGTTTCGAGCGGGATACCACTCCGACCTGCTGGAGCTTGAACTCGGTCGCCGGGACGTTCCCTATGTGAAATGGGGAGGGTTGAAGTTTCTCGAGGCTGCACATATCAAGGACCTGGTGTCGTTGTTGCGGGTGCTCGACAACCCGTGGGACGAGCTGGCCTGGAGCCGTGTGTTGCGCACCCTGCCGGGGGTCGGACCGGCGTCGGTGCGTTCAATATCGGCAGCGATCGGACTCGACGCTCTGGGTGATGTCGAGTTCGATGGTGCAAGAGGCGACAGCGCTGCGCTCGCTGGCGGCGCTCGAACCCCGCTGGACCGGTTCCTACGGGATGAAATCGCAGTCCCAAGTGCGGCTCGCGAGGAGTTCCTGACCCTGCGGGAGGCGTTGTCGCAGTGCATCGGGCGGAGCGCTGACGGTGTCGGGCAAGAGCCGCCGGTCGCAGCGCAGGTCGAGCGGCTCATCGAGTGGTGCAACCCCAGTTTCGATCGTCGGTACGAACGAGCCGAGGTGCGGGCAGGTGACCTGCAGCAGCTCGCGGTGCTGGCTGAGTCGTATGAGTCGCGCAGTCGTTTCCTGACCGAGTTGACGCTTGAACCCCCGGCGTCGACGGGAGACCTCGCGGATGAGCCGCACAAGGACGACGACGTTTTGACCCTGTCGACCGTGCATTCGGCCAAGGGGATGGAGTGGGGTGCGGTGCACCTCATCCATGCAGCCGACGGGATCTTCCCTGCCGACATGAGCCTTTCGAGCGTCGACGGGCTCGAGGAAGAGCGCCGGCTGATGTATGTCGCGTTGACGAGAGCCCGAGATGCCCTGAGCGTGTATGTGCCGCTGCGCTATCACCACAAGCGGGCTGGGGTGAGCGATCGTCATTCGTTCGCTCCCATCAGCCGGTTTCTGTCGCCGATTCGCGAGCTCTTCGACGAGACTTCGGACGGATCTGGCGAAGGTGGGGCTGCGGGGTCTGCGCTGCGTGGATCCACGCTTGACGCCACCGTGACGGTGGCCGACGAGGTCGACGCACTGAACTCATCGCTATGGAGTCTGTGA
- a CDS encoding 3-dehydroquinate synthase: MIRVEVELGDRSYPVLVGQGVRHELASVLPSRIRRVAVVTSENLQIAVDPGREHRVFRIGDGEHFKTMSTVERLCREFAEWGLTRADAVVAVGGGIVTDIAGFTAAIYHRGIPVVHVATTLLAQIDAAIGGKTGVNLPQGKNLVGAYWQPSAVLCDTEVLATLPPEEWRCGLGELAKYHWLGGGNLDALDLDERVAACVRIKAEVVASDERESGRRAILNYGHTLAHALETLGDHELRHGEAVAIGLLYAAEVAHRLGRIDADDVAEHYRVINRYELKNSVPEAMGSEELIALFAKDKKATREVTFVLDGPNGVEPVTGVPHEVLLDALSALR, from the coding sequence ATGATCCGCGTCGAGGTCGAGTTGGGAGACCGGAGCTACCCGGTTCTGGTGGGGCAGGGGGTCCGCCACGAGTTGGCATCGGTGTTGCCGTCGCGAATTCGCCGGGTCGCCGTGGTGACGTCGGAGAACCTCCAGATTGCGGTGGATCCGGGGCGTGAACATCGCGTGTTTCGCATCGGCGACGGCGAACACTTCAAGACCATGTCGACCGTCGAACGCCTGTGCCGGGAATTCGCCGAGTGGGGGCTGACGCGAGCTGATGCGGTCGTCGCCGTCGGAGGTGGAATCGTCACCGATATCGCGGGGTTCACCGCAGCGATCTACCACCGTGGCATCCCCGTGGTGCACGTGGCGACCACGTTGCTGGCGCAGATCGATGCGGCGATCGGGGGCAAGACCGGCGTGAACCTTCCGCAGGGTAAGAACCTCGTGGGGGCCTATTGGCAGCCCTCTGCGGTGCTGTGCGATACCGAGGTGCTGGCCACGCTGCCGCCCGAGGAGTGGCGATGTGGGCTGGGGGAGCTTGCGAAGTACCACTGGCTCGGCGGCGGCAATCTCGATGCCCTCGATCTCGACGAGCGGGTTGCCGCATGCGTGCGGATCAAAGCGGAGGTCGTCGCGTCGGACGAACGCGAGTCCGGTCGGCGGGCGATCCTCAACTATGGGCACACCCTCGCCCACGCCCTTGAGACCCTTGGGGACCATGAGCTTCGCCACGGTGAGGCCGTGGCGATCGGGCTGTTGTATGCCGCCGAGGTGGCGCACCGCCTCGGACGTATCGATGCCGATGATGTGGCCGAGCACTACCGGGTCATCAACCGATACGAGCTCAAGAATTCCGTGCCGGAGGCCATGGGTTCGGAGGAGCTGATCGCGCTGTTCGCCAAGGACAAGAAGGCGACCCGCGAGGTGACCTTTGTGCTCGACGGGCCCAATGGGGTCGAGCCGGTGACCGGTGTGCCACACGAGGTGCTGCTCGACGCCCTGTCGGCGTTGCGCTGA
- the aroE gene encoding shikimate dehydrogenase, giving the protein MSEPSLAAGPTGRSAFVIGDPIEHSKSPDLHNAAFAAAGLPHVYGRIRAGVDEVGEVIAEMRRQRWLGLSVTMPDKEAVIAHLDRLTPSAELLGAVNCVMWDGDDLVGDNTDGAGLVWAIRDHLGVDVRTAIGVVGAGGAARAAMVALAEAGANSITVVNRTRSRAEAAVATTNAAVAGVARVGEAPDLTSCGIVLNATPQGMGDAGVVSLPAYVPTEGQLAYDLVYHPRVTAWMAAAEARGARTANGLSMLIGQAAVQFERWTGVKASTEAMLRAVERD; this is encoded by the coding sequence TTGAGCGAACCGAGCCTCGCAGCGGGGCCGACTGGCCGATCGGCGTTCGTGATCGGCGACCCGATCGAGCATTCGAAATCCCCTGACCTGCACAACGCCGCGTTCGCCGCCGCCGGGTTGCCTCATGTGTATGGCCGCATTCGCGCCGGCGTCGACGAGGTCGGCGAGGTGATCGCCGAGATGCGTCGTCAACGGTGGCTCGGCCTGTCGGTCACGATGCCCGACAAGGAGGCGGTGATCGCCCACCTCGATCGGCTCACGCCGTCGGCGGAATTGCTGGGAGCGGTCAACTGTGTGATGTGGGACGGCGACGACCTGGTGGGAGACAACACCGACGGCGCCGGGTTGGTCTGGGCGATTCGCGACCACCTGGGCGTGGACGTGCGCACCGCCATCGGCGTGGTCGGCGCCGGTGGCGCGGCCCGTGCTGCGATGGTGGCGCTCGCCGAGGCCGGAGCGAACTCGATCACCGTCGTCAACCGGACCCGAAGTCGCGCCGAGGCCGCGGTGGCGACGACGAACGCTGCCGTGGCGGGCGTCGCTCGGGTCGGGGAGGCCCCGGACCTGACCTCGTGTGGGATCGTGCTCAACGCAACCCCGCAGGGCATGGGCGATGCCGGCGTGGTGTCGCTGCCGGCCTATGTTCCGACCGAAGGGCAACTGGCCTATGACCTCGTGTATCACCCGAGGGTCACCGCGTGGATGGCCGCCGCGGAGGCACGCGGCGCACGGACGGCGAACGGTTTGTCGATGCTGATTGGGCAGGCCGCGGTTCAGTTCGAACGCTGGACCGGGGTGAAGGCGTCGACGGAGGCGATGTTGAGGGCGGTCGAGCGCGACTGA
- a CDS encoding MFS transporter yields MSAGGLRGATVALQHREFRIFWIAAFVSNTGGWMQSAGLPYVAYQLTGTNGGVGATGFMQYVPVLIAGAVGGWLADSFDLRKLLILTQLAQACIAFALWVLVSQGWATPTSLAAVAFLGGLASGLNIPVWQSFVGKLVPRSIMLNAVTLNSTQFNAARACGTFSAGIVIALAGPSLVFAIDAVSFVAVLFALSLIRDYRRRDPVPRVHPVRDLIAGARYVWGTGAIRSACFAIAAVAGFASPLFSFLPASYGQDEFGVTGWRLGLLLGAGGIGSLGLAPLILTRGATMSRRRLLGVSMATYALATMAVGLAPTWQVAVVGLACYGGSYLAIASALNTTIQLTARDDMRGKALAIFVMCLTGALPLGLLVWGWAADTIGIRPVTVGAGAMLLGATVIMWFSGTFDAMVVPVADS; encoded by the coding sequence ATGAGTGCTGGTGGGCTTCGTGGGGCCACGGTTGCGTTGCAACACCGGGAGTTCCGGATCTTCTGGATCGCGGCGTTCGTGTCGAACACCGGCGGTTGGATGCAAAGCGCCGGGCTCCCCTATGTCGCCTACCAACTGACCGGAACCAACGGCGGAGTCGGTGCGACCGGGTTCATGCAATACGTTCCCGTCCTGATCGCGGGCGCGGTCGGCGGGTGGCTCGCCGACTCGTTCGATCTGCGGAAACTGCTGATCCTGACCCAACTCGCGCAGGCGTGTATTGCGTTCGCTCTGTGGGTCTTGGTCTCCCAGGGTTGGGCGACCCCCACGAGTCTGGCGGCGGTCGCGTTTCTCGGTGGGTTGGCGAGTGGTCTGAACATCCCGGTGTGGCAGTCGTTCGTCGGCAAGCTGGTGCCGCGCTCGATCATGTTGAACGCGGTGACCCTGAACTCGACACAGTTCAACGCGGCCCGGGCGTGCGGCACGTTCAGCGCAGGGATTGTCATCGCCCTGGCCGGCCCCAGCCTCGTGTTCGCCATCGATGCGGTGAGCTTCGTTGCCGTTCTGTTTGCGCTGTCGCTCATCCGTGACTACCGCCGCCGCGACCCGGTCCCCCGTGTCCACCCGGTTCGGGACCTGATCGCCGGCGCCCGGTACGTCTGGGGCACCGGCGCAATCCGCAGCGCGTGTTTCGCCATCGCTGCCGTCGCCGGGTTCGCCAGCCCGTTGTTCTCGTTCCTGCCGGCGAGTTACGGACAAGACGAGTTCGGCGTGACCGGTTGGCGGCTCGGCCTGCTGTTGGGTGCCGGGGGAATCGGTTCGCTCGGGTTGGCACCGCTCATCTTGACGCGCGGGGCGACCATGAGTCGTCGGCGGTTGCTCGGGGTGTCGATGGCCACCTACGCGTTGGCGACGATGGCGGTCGGATTGGCGCCGACTTGGCAGGTCGCGGTCGTTGGGCTCGCCTGTTACGGCGGGTCGTACCTCGCCATCGCGTCGGCTTTGAACACGACGATTCAGCTGACGGCCCGCGACGACATGCGCGGCAAGGCGCTGGCGATCTTCGTGATGTGTCTCACCGGTGCACTGCCGCTTGGGCTCCTGGTGTGGGGATGGGCGGCCGATACGATCGGCATCCGGCCCGTCACCGTGGGGGCCGGCGCGATGTTGTTGGGGGCGACGGTGATCATGTGGTTCAGCGGAACCTTCGACGCGATGGTCGTTCCGGTGGCCGATTCGTAG
- a CDS encoding PD-(D/E)XK nuclease family protein: MSEPEHRVPADPHFNDAQAEVLARLGAPRSQRPTFEPGLKEHLRAELEKRLAATIRLLGDDLDDTIWLSKHKLEKVHGCETRYLAEEDLEFSWSVPVARGIVAHKAIEVDVTTTREWAPLDLIDEAIARLIAEAKSVGEWLSTAEAGDLDMVRAEANNALVTFQECFPPLDRKWRPATEVPMRADFFEGRIVLSGKPDLTIGQADGHVAGKVIVDFKTGRRSPAHVEDLRFYALLDALRVGVPPRLLVSYYLDSASMQTEDVDEQVLHSAVLRTASAAHKIVELMIGEREPTLVASPSCRWCPLLTSCDTGRSHLSGEIADDHSWEP, translated from the coding sequence ATGAGCGAGCCGGAGCATCGAGTCCCAGCGGACCCGCATTTCAACGACGCTCAGGCCGAGGTTCTCGCCCGTCTCGGCGCGCCGAGATCGCAACGGCCGACGTTCGAGCCCGGGCTGAAGGAACATCTACGAGCCGAGTTGGAAAAGCGGCTCGCTGCGACGATTCGCCTGCTCGGAGACGACCTCGACGACACAATCTGGCTCTCCAAACACAAGTTGGAGAAGGTGCACGGCTGCGAGACCCGCTATCTCGCCGAGGAGGACCTTGAGTTCTCCTGGAGCGTTCCCGTGGCCCGGGGCATCGTCGCCCACAAGGCGATCGAGGTCGACGTCACAACGACCCGAGAGTGGGCACCACTCGACCTCATCGACGAGGCCATCGCCCGCCTCATCGCCGAGGCCAAGTCGGTCGGCGAATGGCTGTCCACCGCGGAGGCGGGAGACCTCGACATGGTGCGCGCCGAGGCCAACAACGCGCTGGTCACCTTCCAGGAATGCTTCCCGCCGCTCGATCGCAAGTGGCGTCCGGCGACCGAGGTTCCGATGCGAGCCGACTTCTTCGAGGGCCGCATCGTTTTGAGCGGCAAGCCCGACCTGACGATCGGCCAGGCCGACGGCCACGTCGCCGGCAAGGTCATCGTCGACTTCAAGACCGGCCGACGCTCCCCGGCCCACGTCGAGGATCTGCGCTTCTACGCACTGCTCGACGCTCTACGTGTCGGAGTTCCTCCGCGACTCCTGGTGAGCTACTACCTCGACAGCGCGTCGATGCAGACCGAGGACGTCGACGAACAGGTCCTGCACTCGGCGGTCCTACGAACCGCGTCCGCGGCGCACAAGATCGTCGAGCTGATGATCGGCGAACGCGAGCCGACCCTCGTCGCCTCCCCGTCGTGTCGATGGTGCCCGCTGCTGACGTCCTGCGATACCGGACGATCACACCTCTCGGGGGAGATCGCCGACGACCACTCCTGGGAGCCCTGA